Genomic DNA from Euleptes europaea isolate rEulEur1 chromosome 14, rEulEur1.hap1, whole genome shotgun sequence:
GGGTCTGTCATGCAGGACCAGTCTAACCACAGACCTTTCATTTGACTTATTGTGTATGATATCCACTTTCTGCTTCTGGTTGCTGGGCAATTATTGTTGAAGACAAAATACTGGTGGATCCTTACTTTGATACAATCAGGTTGTTGTAATTCTTGCCCTCCCTAATTCTGTAAGCCAGGAATCAGGTACAGCGAATGTTCTGTGTTGTACTCGAATCTCTGAGAGGCATTTTAACATGTCATTCTCTAAGCAATGGACCTGGCTTCTCTTTCAGAAAGCCCTTGCTACATTTTTTGGAGTCGTCCTATCTTGGTCCTTGGCCAGTGAAGTAAGTCATCATTTATAAAAGTGGGAGGAATAAGGGGGACTGACCTCATATGTGGATTGGATAATGTTTTCACAAGCCCCACTGCTGAGTCTTCGTAATGGCCTGACAATCAGAAATGTGAAGCTCTTCCTGGCATGAATGTCAATGTGTAAAAAGCTTACCCTGagccatttaaaacatttcccctACTTCAATTATTGGAGATCTGGTTCTGCCCCTAATGCAGTCAGCACAGGTAATGAGGACCATCCAAGAATATATTGTGGTACCTAAAGCAGAAAAGCCAGAGGACGCCCTTCCATACATACTCCATTTAATAAGAACCGACCAGTAAGCTGTTCTATGCAAAAGATGAACAATAAATGTACAGGCAGGTCAGATCAGTTTGCACCTTGCAGGGTTGCCCTCAACAGTGCCCCAGAATCCAATGCCTGAAGGGGTGGCCACTATGCCTGACTTCTGCTGTCTCTGCTGGGCAACCTGAATTCTGCTTGAAAAATGGCTGTAGAATCTGTTGCCTGCTCATGGCTGTTTGGGGCAGAATGTTCCTGCCACGCTGTGTAACTGAGAGGCTCTGTAAGTCCAGTCCTTCATGGGGCAGTTAACTGGCCAGgataaaaaaaatgtcctgtcactttaacagaggcttaaggtGTGGAGGTGGGCAgctgaaggttttcatggcatgaacAGTATCACCTGACATTTGCTGCAGATCAAGCAGGTATTAAAGgggagggaccagtttaaaagttggcaactctaatagccCTTCATTGCTCTTTTCAGATTTGGGCTTTTGGAAATCCCTAATTTCTTCATTTCTGGGACATATCTGTGCTCTCCAttagtaaaaaaaatatatttagggGGAAGATCCAGGGAAGAGaagaagatctctctctctctctctctcttaaatgtCCTTGAATTAAGTAAATGTTGTGTTTCTTCCTAAGAAAGTTGATCTGCTGAGATACAACCCCCCACCCAAGAAATTGtcaaaggttccccacccccagccatggCAGAGTTTAATAACATCTCTCCCCACTTCACCAAGTCTCAGACTAGAACCTCCCCACTGATTCATTCTCTCCATTCTGTTTGGCTTTTAATTCAGGTTATCGATGTGAGCAACCAAAGGAATGTTGATAGCTACACCCACCAGACTGTGAATGTCAACCAGCAAGATGAGATTGCCAATATCCACAACTACAATGGGTGGAATGGATGGGATGCCATCTGGGACTACAGGAAGGCAAGGCCCTGATCTTCTGTACCCAGCAATTATGTTTAGGACCATATCAATCTTTGTATTTAGGCTTAAAACCTGGAGTTAACAGGCTTTGTTGTGTTGTAAAGGGTCTTTTTGCTACCAGGCTGTTCCGTAAGAGGGCTTGTGTTGtggcaacaatggatttgaagACATTCCCAAGACTGGAGACACTCAGTAGTTCCAGAGGAGACAAGGTAAGATGCTGATAAACTTGCTAGGTTGCCCAAAAAATTGCACCTGAATCAGGAAACTCAGCAGCCTTGgaatctcctccttctcctccccccaccccatttctggGCATCTGTTCCTATCTTCATCTGTTGTGATGAGCAATCCAACTGGATGATAGACAGGCAGGAAAAGTTGGGTAGAGTCTCCATCTCGACTTCCCAGAGGATGGGACAGAAAGCGTAGTGCTTCCACAAACAGGCACTAACTGTGATTTCCAGTTAATGCTTTCCCCTTTTTCTCCCCGTTCCAGCCTGAAAAAAACATCCCTTTGGCCCATGGCTCAAGATTCTCAATTGGCAAGACCCATGTCAAAAACATTGCCCAGTTTGGATATGCAATTGAGCAGCTGTGTGAAGGGATTCCTACATATTATGCATACCAGGAACAAGCTAAGAAGCATTTTTCTTCCACTATAGAGGTAGCAGCAAATGTGTGGGAAGATGTCAAAGTGGTTAATTCAGGGATCATAATCACATGTGGTTCGAAATGAgcaggggagagaaggggaggtgCCCTCCCAGTCTCTCTAAATAGTGCCCTTGCTGGGGAACATCAGCCCATCATGCTGCATGTGTCTGTGCATGTAGAGCTGATGGCTCTTTGATGGGAGAAGGCTTCACAATGGCTGAGTATACAGCTTGGAATTAAATTCCTTTAACCAGTTACGTACTGTTATATTTGTATGCCAATATTGCAAAAGGAATCAACATCATAATATACCTTCTGACCTCCTATTTCCTGCACATTAGAAGGCATGCCTGACTCTCCAGAGATGAACTAGCTTCAAATTTCTTGAACTGTCAATGGCCCCTTTCAGTTGTTACATCCACATGTATCAAGATCCCAGAAACTTCACATATCAGGAGGGCACACTGCTACGATGCTCCTGATATGTGCAGCTGCCATGTAGTCTGAACAGGGTAACACATGTATTATGCAAGCATGCACAGCTTCAGCTCATGCAAACCATCTTGGATTTGGATGTCTCTGGATTCTGGCTTGTGCATTCCAAAGCTATACGTGCATGTGATCTGTTACCCCAGTTCAAACTTCATGGCAATAGCATGTTATCAGGAGCATTTAGAGCAGTGTCAATATGCATTGGTTGCTGGGCTGCCCGTAAGGGtggatgtaacatctgaaaaggggtCCTGTTTCTATCCAAAGGAGACTTTGCTGTTATAGTACTGTGGAAGGGCAAATTATTGCTAGTAAAGAAGTCTCAAtaccataaaaaaaaaatacaattcccaggattctttgggggaaAGCATGAGAGTTGAGGAGGTCCTGAACCAATTTCAGCATGTATTATACAGATGTGGTTCAATCTAGCCCTGTAAGCAGTGCAGAATATAGCCTGCTAGGCACATGGTACCTGCCAAATTCCCCAAGCTTGGCAATTGactgtgtgtgtttgctttttctctttggatcctgattcccccccccctttacaggaGCAAACATGCCTGCATTGAATCCGGGTTGTGCAAATGTTGGAGTCCTAAATTTATTTGGCATCTATATGTGTGGTAATATTCCCAATTGCTAAGACTGCAGCAAACTAATGAACCCTCCGTTCCCCCTGCATTCTCCTCAGAATGGGCTTGCTACGGTAATTCCTAAATTGTATTTCCCATTCATCATTTGATTTTTCTAGTTAAAAGTCCATCCTGGCTTCCAACTGctgaataatattaataaaaaaagcATTCACAAGTGCATGGTTCTTGATTTTTATGTTCTTGGAGTTTTGGGTAAGGTTCGATAGTGGGCCAAACTGCACTTTTTGTATGGTGTAGATGAGGGGAGGCTTAACAGTAGCAGGCGTTCCACTAAAATGTGACtgtgtacacatgcacacactccaGCTGGTTTTCCCCCTGGGGGGGGAAAGCTAAGAGCCAGTATGTTGTAGTGGCTGTAGTATCAGACTGGAATCTGAgagccccaggttcgaatccctcctctgccatggacacttgctggctgaccttggggcagtcactattctcagctgaacctacttcacagggtggttgttgtgaggatattgtgagaaggagagaaggatgttgtatgccactttgggtcaccAATTGAggtgaaaagtgggatataaatatctaaatagatCAAGAGAAAGGATTAAGGGAAGTCTCAGCAGAAGAGAAGCTGTCCCTAAAGTATGCATCCTTTTTAATGTTGGTCTTCACTACCACCTCTTCCTTTTATCAT
This window encodes:
- the LOC130486791 gene encoding gastrokine-1-like, with amino-acid sequence MFTVTCKQVYYFKPLVYQGQASSLIGSSYPESQEEVIDVSNQRNVDSYTHQTVNVNQQDEIANIHNYNGWNGWDAIWDYRKGLFATRLFRKRACVVATMDLKTFPRLETLSSSRGDKPEKNIPLAHGSRFSIGKTHVKNIAQFGYAIEQLCEGIPTYYAYQEQAKKHFSSTIEVAANVWEDVKVVNSGIIITCGSK